One window of Bacillus sp. THAF10 genomic DNA carries:
- a CDS encoding MgtC/SapB family protein — MEFFLEHLETNDFIIKLTFATIAGVIIGLERELKGKPLGLKTCVIVSVMACLLTIVSYESAFLYSKEYSRPMDPGRIPSYVISGIGFLGAGVILRRSNEAISGLTTAALVLASAALGITIGAGFFIEGAFGVIFIILGVKVIPSLFDLVGPKKLKEKEIKVKIFIEKSVNLTNIMKEIREKNLSIKRVKIKEEKDDIVLNCIVTTKKAVYTTDVYSDIKSLTGVIQAEVENLD, encoded by the coding sequence ATGGAGTTTTTTTTAGAACATCTTGAGACAAATGATTTCATTATTAAATTAACTTTTGCTACCATCGCTGGAGTGATAATTGGGTTAGAGCGAGAATTAAAGGGAAAACCGCTTGGATTAAAGACGTGTGTTATTGTGTCTGTCATGGCCTGCTTACTTACGATTGTTTCCTATGAGTCTGCTTTTCTTTACTCCAAAGAGTATTCTCGTCCGATGGATCCAGGACGTATTCCTTCATATGTAATAAGCGGCATTGGTTTTCTAGGTGCAGGGGTAATATTAAGAAGAAGCAATGAGGCTATTTCAGGTCTAACAACCGCAGCATTAGTGTTAGCATCTGCAGCACTTGGAATCACAATTGGCGCAGGATTTTTTATTGAAGGAGCTTTTGGCGTTATTTTTATTATTCTTGGTGTCAAAGTGATTCCTTCCCTTTTTGATCTAGTAGGTCCAAAAAAACTAAAAGAAAAAGAAATTAAAGTGAAGATTTTTATAGAGAAGAGCGTAAATCTTACTAATATAATGAAAGAGATCAGAGAGAAAAACCTCTCCATAAAAAGAGTGAAGATTAAAGAAGAAAAGGATGATATCGTTCTTAATTGTATCGTTACAACGAAAAAAGCGGTGTATACAACGGATGTTTACAGTGATATTAAGTCCTTAACAGGCGTTATCCAAGCAGAAGTGGAAAACTTGGATTAA
- a CDS encoding DMT family transporter, with protein sequence MNKWLNPYMALAVGVITVSASAIFVKLADAPAGVIAFYRLFFSVIFLLPIFLWKYVGELKNITKRDWFFSAIAGTFLAFHFILWFESLNYTSVASSTVLVTLQPLFAFLGTYIFFRERLSARAIISGILAVTGSFIISWGDFKISGMALFGDFLALIACALVTAYLLFGQDVRKRVSIITYTFIVYSFSCLTLFIYVLISGDSFTNYAASDWFWFIMLAIFPTLLGHSLFNWAIKYISTNVISMAILFEPIGAAVLAYFVLEEIVTYSQFAGGLLVILSVGYFLRSNRKRRVEPTLPVGGE encoded by the coding sequence ATGAATAAATGGTTGAATCCATATATGGCACTCGCAGTCGGGGTTATTACTGTTTCTGCATCGGCTATTTTTGTAAAACTAGCCGATGCTCCTGCAGGCGTAATTGCATTCTATCGGCTTTTTTTCTCCGTAATTTTTCTTTTACCCATATTTTTATGGAAGTATGTTGGTGAATTAAAAAACATCACCAAAAGAGATTGGTTTTTTTCTGCAATAGCTGGTACATTTTTAGCTTTTCACTTTATTTTATGGTTTGAATCCTTGAACTATACCAGTGTTGCAAGCTCTACAGTATTGGTCACCCTCCAGCCACTCTTTGCTTTTTTGGGTACCTACATCTTTTTTCGTGAAAGGCTGAGTGCACGTGCTATCATATCTGGTATTCTTGCAGTTACTGGAAGCTTTATTATAAGTTGGGGTGATTTTAAAATTAGCGGGATGGCATTGTTTGGTGATTTTCTTGCATTAATTGCCTGTGCCCTTGTAACCGCCTATCTTCTATTTGGCCAGGATGTCAGAAAGAGAGTTTCCATCATTACCTATACGTTTATTGTGTATAGTTTTAGTTGTCTGACATTGTTTATCTATGTTCTTATTTCAGGAGATTCGTTCACAAATTATGCTGCATCAGATTGGTTTTGGTTTATCATGCTAGCAATTTTCCCGACACTCTTAGGGCATTCTTTATTTAATTGGGCAATTAAGTATATCAGTACGAATGTAATTTCTATGGCTATATTATTTGAACCAATTGGGGCAGCAGTTCTAGCTTATTTCGTTTTAGAGGAGATTGTTACATACAGTCAATTTGCCGGTGGACTACTAGTGATACTTAGTGTTGGCTACTTTCTACGTAGCAATCGTAAAAGAAGAGTTGAGCCTACTTTACCTGTAGGGGGAGAATAG